In one window of Oscillatoria sp. FACHB-1407 DNA:
- a CDS encoding FMN-dependent NADH-azoreductase: protein MTHILHIDSSPRSARSHSRRMSQEFVERWKRVHPDDIVTYRDLGHDPVPHVDEPWIAAAYTAPELRTPELWEAIRMSDRLVDEFLAADLYVIGTPMYNFSVPSTLKAYIDQIVRPGRTFAVDAEDVDNPYKPLVLGKRMVVISARGGGGFGPGGQYEKMNYQTPYLAAVFGFIGVTDVTFIDVEYDEAGGKTLENAIAHARHQITQFTEGASHAVAP from the coding sequence ATGACACATATATTGCATATCGACTCCAGCCCACGCAGCGCAAGATCCCATTCTCGCCGTATGAGTCAGGAGTTTGTTGAGCGATGGAAACGAGTGCATCCAGACGACATCGTCACCTATCGCGATCTGGGGCACGATCCCGTTCCCCATGTGGATGAACCCTGGATCGCAGCTGCCTATACTGCACCTGAACTGCGTACTCCAGAGTTGTGGGAGGCAATTCGTATGAGCGATCGCCTGGTGGACGAGTTCTTAGCGGCGGATCTCTACGTCATTGGCACTCCCATGTACAACTTCAGCGTTCCCAGCACCCTCAAAGCCTATATTGATCAAATTGTGCGTCCCGGTCGCACCTTTGCCGTTGATGCAGAAGATGTTGACAACCCCTACAAGCCACTTGTGCTAGGCAAAAGAATGGTTGTGATTTCGGCACGTGGGGGCGGTGGTTTTGGACCCGGAGGGCAATACGAAAAGATGAATTATCAAACCCCCTATCTGGCAGCCGTATTTGGCTTTATCGGTGTCACGGATGTGACGTTTATTGACGTTGAGTATGACGAGGCAGGCGGGAAAACCTTGGAAAATGCGATCGCCCATGCTCGTCACCAAATCACCCAATTCACAGAAGGGGCAAGCCATGCCGTCGCCCCATGA
- a CDS encoding phage baseplate assembly protein V, with protein sequence MRQFFGKYRGKVVANKDPMHLGRIQVQVPAIFGAGHQSWALPCVPYAGSDVGFFAIPPVGANIWVEFEGGDPDNPIWSGCFWGQDELPHRVRVDDPTRVQVFKSEGMTCVLDRSEGTPGFTIQVEQPIVRGVLKLVFNTSVLIRK encoded by the coding sequence ATGCGTCAATTTTTTGGCAAGTATCGCGGCAAAGTGGTAGCCAACAAAGACCCAATGCATTTAGGTCGAATTCAAGTGCAAGTACCAGCTATTTTTGGGGCGGGGCATCAGAGTTGGGCACTACCCTGTGTACCTTACGCAGGTTCCGATGTAGGGTTCTTTGCTATTCCTCCAGTTGGTGCCAATATTTGGGTTGAATTTGAGGGAGGTGACCCCGATAATCCGATCTGGAGTGGGTGTTTTTGGGGACAAGACGAACTGCCACACAGGGTAAGGGTAGATGATCCTACCCGTGTGCAGGTGTTTAAGTCTGAGGGGATGACTTGCGTTCTCGATCGCTCCGAAGGTACTCCAGGCTTCACCATTCAGGTGGAACAACCTATTGTCAGAGGTGTGCTCAAGTTAGTGTTCAACACATCGGTGCTGATTCGGAAATGA
- a CDS encoding TetR family transcriptional regulator produces the protein MGKPTSSLSTAISIRLPNDLLQAINDLALERGFVNTSGRSDKRGQPNLSAVITDLLRQSVEDASENSPTELSDSVINALEPLEDRLVDRLTEGIKEAISIQLDAFLSDLTERTTDGAYRSPVSKSLPAATNIAVKPIDDVPVEDTKTRIMKAIHRGFRSRGYNGVGVDALAKDAGVTSGAFYGYFRSKEEAFLAAVIEGLDEYRTGVETFRKQNGEQWVTALADYYVGSQHRQNIACGCALPTLSPEVIRASDRVRKGYERELVKLHGAVAAGLKAKRESEKHDLAWAILSLLTGGLTLARAVADENLAEQISDAVHQATVAIANNFSSS, from the coding sequence ATGGGCAAACCGACCTCCTCTCTCTCCACAGCCATCAGCATTCGTCTGCCCAATGACCTCCTTCAAGCCATAAATGACCTGGCACTAGAACGGGGATTCGTGAATACTTCGGGGCGATCGGATAAGCGTGGACAGCCCAACCTTAGTGCCGTGATTACAGACTTACTTCGTCAGTCTGTAGAAGATGCAAGCGAAAACTCTCCAACGGAACTATCAGATAGTGTCATTAATGCTCTAGAACCCTTAGAAGATCGCCTTGTGGATCGCCTGACAGAAGGGATTAAAGAAGCAATCTCCATACAACTAGATGCTTTTTTAAGCGATTTAACAGAACGAACAACCGATGGGGCGTATCGATCGCCTGTTTCCAAATCGCTTCCTGCCGCAACAAATATAGCCGTCAAGCCTATCGATGACGTTCCAGTAGAAGACACCAAAACGCGCATCATGAAGGCAATCCATCGGGGCTTCCGCTCGCGTGGGTACAATGGTGTTGGAGTAGACGCATTGGCGAAAGATGCGGGTGTGACCTCTGGAGCGTTTTACGGCTATTTCCGCTCCAAAGAAGAGGCATTCTTGGCGGCAGTTATTGAAGGACTGGACGAATATCGAACAGGTGTAGAAACATTCCGTAAGCAGAATGGAGAACAGTGGGTGACAGCCCTTGCTGATTACTACGTAGGTTCTCAACATCGCCAAAATATCGCCTGTGGCTGCGCGCTCCCAACACTCTCGCCAGAGGTCATTCGTGCCAGCGATCGCGTTCGCAAAGGCTATGAACGAGAATTGGTCAAATTACACGGAGCAGTTGCAGCAGGACTTAAAGCAAAGCGTGAATCCGAAAAGCATGATTTGGCATGGGCAATTCTATCGTTACTGACTGGAGGGCTAACGCTGGCTCGTGCGGTCGCTGATGAGAACTTAGCAGAGCAAATATCCGACGCTGTGCATCAAGCAACCGTGGCGATCGCAAATAACTTCTCATCAAGTTAA
- a CDS encoding tautomerase family protein, protein MPLLRITHLAGAITQAQKEQLATELASVLLVAEIGNDNPTARSLEHIIFQEIDAKTSWFVGGKLQASVPTGGYFIFDVVYPFGAAPQAAKTQLHKDINDVVAKVLGVDGAFPNRAGDWVLINEITEGNWGVSGATVGIHDIYAATQGSTERIPYFESLLSAQKQMFDTHHYPADAPGRGK, encoded by the coding sequence ATGCCCTTGCTACGAATCACTCACCTGGCTGGAGCCATTACTCAAGCCCAGAAAGAACAGTTGGCAACCGAACTCGCTAGCGTTCTATTAGTGGCTGAAATTGGTAATGATAATCCCACTGCCCGTTCTCTCGAACACATCATTTTTCAGGAAATTGATGCCAAAACGTCCTGGTTTGTGGGCGGTAAATTACAAGCAAGCGTGCCAACGGGCGGTTACTTTATTTTTGACGTGGTTTATCCGTTTGGTGCTGCTCCCCAAGCAGCCAAAACTCAACTCCACAAAGACATTAACGATGTTGTGGCAAAGGTGTTGGGCGTTGATGGTGCTTTCCCAAATCGGGCGGGTGATTGGGTTCTGATCAACGAAATTACCGAAGGAAATTGGGGTGTGAGTGGTGCCACAGTCGGTATTCACGACATTTATGCTGCAACACAAGGTTCCACAGAGCGCATTCCCTATTTTGAATCGCTCCTGTCGGCTCAGAAGCAGATGTTTGACACCCACCACTATCCAGCGGATGCTCCAGGTCGAGGCAAGTAA
- a CDS encoding SDR family NAD(P)-dependent oxidoreductase, translated as MTQKLQGKVALVTGASSGIGKATALALAKEGATVAVAACRIDRLEKFWQL; from the coding sequence ATGACCCAAAAACTGCAAGGAAAGGTTGCGCTCGTAACGGGTGCCTCCTCAGGCATCGGGAAAGCGACGGCTCTGGCTCTGGCGAAAGAAGGGGCAACAGTGGCAGTAGCGGCTTGTCGCATCGACCGCCTCGAAAAGTTTTGGCAACTGTAA
- a CDS encoding 16S rRNA (uracil(1498)-N(3))-methyltransferase, translated as MQRITIVPNQLVDNCLNLTFEQHHYLTRVLRLRSGDRFIAIDGAGHWWLAELADSVSEAQPGATILEAIAAQTELPISVTLLIAMPKGNGMDDIVRQVTEAGVTRIIPVVSDRTLLNPSAQKLERWQRIAQEAAEQSERQIVPEITAPLPFVKALGQETTTTNRYICEARGDYPHLLSHLARLTPATAIAIAIGPEGGWTEAELQAAIAQGYQPVSLGRRVLRAITAPLVAVALIASVLESMPE; from the coding sequence TTGCAACGTATTACTATCGTCCCCAATCAACTGGTAGACAACTGTCTCAACCTGACCTTTGAGCAGCATCACTATCTCACTCGTGTTTTGCGGTTGCGGTCGGGCGATCGCTTCATTGCCATTGATGGCGCAGGTCACTGGTGGTTGGCGGAACTTGCCGATTCAGTCTCAGAAGCCCAGCCAGGGGCAACGATATTAGAGGCGATCGCGGCTCAGACGGAGTTGCCCATTTCGGTGACGTTGCTGATTGCGATGCCTAAAGGCAACGGCATGGATGACATTGTGCGACAGGTGACGGAAGCGGGGGTAACACGAATTATTCCTGTGGTGAGCGATCGCACATTACTAAATCCCAGTGCTCAAAAGCTAGAGCGGTGGCAGCGCATTGCTCAGGAAGCGGCAGAACAGTCGGAACGGCAGATTGTTCCGGAGATAACGGCTCCCCTCCCTTTTGTGAAGGCACTCGGTCAGGAAACGACTACAACAAATCGTTACATCTGTGAAGCACGGGGAGACTATCCCCATTTGCTCAGCCATCTTGCTCGACTGACTCCCGCTACCGCAATTGCCATCGCCATTGGCCCTGAAGGGGGGTGGACGGAAGCGGAGTTACAGGCGGCGATCGCTCAGGGTTATCAGCCCGTATCCCTGGGGCGACGGGTACTTCGGGCGATTACGGCTCCGCTGGTTGCCGTTGCCCTAATAGCATCCGTATTAGAGTCGATGCCAGAATGA
- a CDS encoding tetratricopeptide repeat protein, protein MTLQAQLEQVAAAFEQRDYKTVAQLLKPLIKSAPDHPWVQLYAARYQEVSGKPEAAEAAYRKLLKGTSNPKLALQARQGLQRIETAAQERQQEALAQATADPNSSVSGFLIVEPVSSEDRQAAAQNFARIMKIDPYTARVHLSQRSWRLYRTGAIGELQFYSQQLNEAGISSFCVPLPDVQKIRVFRVQHLQAASPQPTIVCLNEADQLGTLAFDWSEVSRRVEGLLPIFEEVIDVGAWNKLKRREQTQDYAQLVDLHLPKRKCILRFCDSTYQFQQGMIFDVTQSDGTRMTQTTNRIRWNNLDKFLTSRLPNLPTWSDFTPFAESAIEHLSLVGSFKSHIDVFRKDESYWDQAFHLYSSLVFIKES, encoded by the coding sequence ATGACACTCCAGGCTCAGCTTGAACAAGTGGCGGCAGCATTTGAACAGCGAGACTACAAGACCGTGGCTCAATTACTCAAACCGTTGATCAAATCTGCCCCCGATCACCCCTGGGTGCAGCTTTACGCCGCTCGATATCAAGAAGTGTCGGGTAAGCCAGAGGCAGCAGAAGCGGCTTATCGCAAGTTGCTGAAGGGCACGAGCAATCCCAAACTGGCATTGCAGGCTCGACAGGGGTTACAGCGCATCGAAACTGCGGCACAAGAACGACAGCAGGAGGCTCTCGCCCAGGCAACGGCAGATCCCAACAGTTCGGTTTCTGGGTTTTTAATTGTCGAGCCTGTCAGCAGTGAAGACCGACAGGCAGCAGCCCAAAACTTTGCCCGCATCATGAAGATTGACCCCTACACCGCACGGGTTCACCTGTCCCAACGCAGTTGGCGACTCTATCGGACAGGGGCGATCGGGGAATTGCAATTCTACAGTCAACAACTCAACGAGGCAGGCATTTCCTCCTTTTGTGTCCCGTTGCCCGATGTGCAAAAAATCCGGGTGTTTCGAGTGCAACACCTGCAAGCAGCATCCCCCCAACCGACAATCGTCTGCCTCAATGAAGCCGACCAACTGGGCACGCTTGCCTTTGATTGGTCAGAGGTGAGTCGGCGGGTAGAGGGCTTGTTGCCCATCTTTGAAGAAGTGATCGATGTGGGAGCCTGGAATAAGTTAAAGCGTCGGGAACAGACGCAGGACTACGCCCAATTAGTCGATTTGCATCTGCCGAAACGGAAATGCATTCTGCGGTTTTGCGATAGCACGTACCAATTTCAGCAGGGCATGATCTTTGACGTGACGCAATCCGACGGGACGCGCATGACCCAAACCACCAACCGAATTCGCTGGAACAATCTGGATAAGTTTCTAACCAGTCGATTGCCCAACCTCCCGACCTGGTCAGACTTCACGCCCTTTGCTGAAAGCGCGATCGAACATCTGTCCTTAGTCGGCAGTTTTAAGTCGCACATTGATGTGTTTCGTAAGGATGAAAGCTATTGGGATCAAGCATTTCATCTCTATAGCAGTCTGGTTTTTATCAAAGAGAGTTAG
- a CDS encoding AraC family transcriptional regulator, whose translation MQIQTPLDLDYFQEGATTPLLPNPPVLTSHNVGWNNIQLAFHRQPSWEIPEVSGSQHIIVLPGSSHVVDVEFISDGRLQYVQYHPHHSIHGAIEVFPANLPYSVCWSNQVEFTHCYLEPTFLNSIAHETVDPDRVELELELMKADQLIHHLILNLRTELENCETSDRIYIDSIATFLSAHLLRHYTTYQQVLKPYEDGLPKYKLRQAIEYINEHLSETISLTAIADELQMSKYYFCRLFKQSTGLAPYQYLIRQRIQRAKQLLLQSDRNVTDIALDCGFSNQSHLARHFRQFTGMSPQQFRKK comes from the coding sequence ATGCAAATTCAAACGCCCCTAGATCTTGATTACTTTCAAGAAGGTGCTACTACACCTCTGCTTCCAAATCCTCCCGTTTTGACCAGTCATAACGTTGGCTGGAACAATATTCAGCTTGCCTTTCATCGCCAACCTTCCTGGGAAATTCCTGAAGTCTCCGGTTCACAACACATTATTGTGCTTCCAGGTAGTTCGCATGTGGTAGACGTTGAGTTTATTTCAGATGGACGTTTGCAATACGTCCAATATCATCCGCATCACTCTATCCATGGAGCGATCGAAGTATTTCCTGCAAACTTACCTTATAGTGTGTGTTGGAGTAACCAGGTTGAATTTACTCACTGTTATCTTGAGCCTACATTTCTCAACTCGATCGCTCACGAAACGGTTGATCCCGATCGCGTTGAGTTGGAATTAGAGTTGATGAAAGCCGACCAGCTTATCCATCATCTCATTCTGAATCTCAGAACAGAACTAGAAAATTGTGAGACGAGCGATCGCATCTATATCGACTCGATTGCGACATTTTTGTCAGCCCATTTGTTGCGGCATTACACTACATACCAGCAGGTATTAAAGCCATACGAAGATGGCTTACCAAAGTACAAACTTAGACAAGCCATCGAATATATCAATGAGCATTTGAGTGAAACCATATCACTCACCGCAATCGCAGATGAGTTGCAAATGAGCAAATATTATTTTTGTCGATTGTTCAAGCAATCGACAGGTTTGGCTCCCTATCAATACCTGATTCGGCAACGCATTCAACGAGCGAAACAACTCTTACTTCAAAGCGATCGCAATGTGACTGACATCGCCTTGGACTGTGGATTTTCTAATCAAAGCCATTTAGCCAGGCACTTTCGCCAATTCACTGGCATGTCTCCTCAACAATTTCGCAAAAAATAG
- a CDS encoding calcium-binding protein has product MGRRILDDQDNIFEAEKERRCRICVRKVWKPWTIEGNGGDDTLTGGEKNDLIFGEDGWDGLFGRGGDDRLFGGSGNDSLTGGNGRDILDGGFGDDVLFGNGGDDRLFGSSGNDSLYGDLARDSLTGGAGNDALFGGASNDVLLGGQGDDQLYGFGGGIEFDTLTGGAGADVFMLGDGDAGVYYRGNGFAVISDYRPELGDRYQSPERLFVSYGNYKKAGGRETDSFLYHGTDLIAVVLDYQIFGLI; this is encoded by the coding sequence ATGGGAAGACGAATTTTAGATGATCAGGACAATATCTTTGAGGCGGAGAAAGAGAGACGTTGTCGTATCTGTGTTAGGAAAGTGTGGAAACCTTGGACAATCGAAGGCAATGGGGGTGATGATACTTTAACTGGGGGAGAAAAAAATGATTTGATATTTGGTGAGGATGGCTGGGATGGGCTGTTTGGTCGGGGAGGCGACGATCGCTTATTTGGTGGATCTGGCAATGATAGCCTGACTGGAGGAAACGGTAGGGATATCTTAGATGGTGGATTTGGAGATGATGTCCTCTTTGGAAACGGTGGCGATGACAGACTGTTTGGAAGCAGTGGCAATGATAGTTTGTATGGTGACTTGGCTAGGGATTCGTTGACAGGGGGTGCTGGGAATGATGCTCTGTTTGGAGGTGCTAGCAATGACGTTTTACTGGGCGGGCAAGGCGATGATCAGTTGTATGGCTTTGGCGGTGGAATTGAGTTTGATACCTTGACAGGGGGTGCAGGGGCAGATGTATTCATGTTAGGTGACGGTGATGCTGGAGTTTACTATCGAGGTAATGGTTTCGCAGTCATTTCAGATTATCGGCCTGAATTAGGCGATCGCTATCAATCTCCAGAGCGGTTGTTTGTCAGCTATGGAAATTACAAAAAAGCAGGTGGGAGAGAGACTGACTCATTTCTTTACCATGGAACTGATTTGATAGCTGTTGTCTTGGATTATCAAATTTTTGGTCTAATTTAA
- a CDS encoding alpha/beta hydrolase, whose amino-acid sequence MGTQKTALLNRWIVGSWSWWRLGRSLLLIYLILCLYIWFTADRKIFLPPAATYSQMSGLVTLQTSDQVSITALYLPNPQATHTLLYSHGNAEDLGIIRPILEQLRQTGLSVLAYDYQGYGTSQGRPSEQGSYRDIEAAYRYLRETLGIPSDRIVIHGRSVGGGPSVYLASQQAIAGLILESTFTSAFRVVLPFNLFPFDKFPNLARLRQVTVPMLVIHGTDDTTIPLWHGETLYAAAPEPKQHWWVEGAGHNDVVLVGGADYGAKVRSFVDSL is encoded by the coding sequence ATGGGCACTCAAAAAACGGCATTGCTAAATCGTTGGATCGTAGGGTCGTGGTCTTGGTGGCGACTGGGGCGATCGCTCCTGCTGATCTACCTGATCCTCTGTCTTTACATCTGGTTCACTGCCGATCGCAAAATCTTCCTGCCTCCTGCTGCCACCTACAGCCAGATGTCCGGTCTGGTAACGCTACAAACCAGTGACCAGGTATCGATCACGGCTCTGTATTTGCCAAATCCTCAGGCAACTCACACCCTCCTCTACAGTCACGGCAACGCCGAGGATTTGGGCATCATCCGCCCCATCCTGGAACAACTCCGGCAGACAGGGCTATCAGTGCTGGCGTATGACTATCAGGGCTATGGCACCAGTCAGGGCAGACCTTCTGAGCAGGGCAGTTATCGCGATATTGAAGCAGCGTATCGCTATCTGCGAGAGACATTGGGCATTCCGTCCGATCGCATTGTGATCCATGGGCGATCGGTGGGGGGTGGTCCTTCGGTTTATCTCGCATCACAACAGGCGATCGCCGGATTGATTCTTGAAAGCACCTTCACCAGTGCCTTTCGCGTCGTGCTGCCGTTCAACCTCTTTCCCTTTGATAAGTTCCCCAATCTGGCTCGTTTGCGGCAGGTTACAGTGCCAATGCTGGTCATCCACGGCACCGACGACACCACGATTCCCCTTTGGCATGGTGAAACCCTCTACGCCGCTGCTCCAGAGCCAAAACAGCACTGGTGGGTTGAGGGAGCGGGACACAACGATGTGGTGCTGGTGGGGGGTGCCGATTATGGGGCTAAGGTGCGATCGTTTGTGGATTCCTTATAG
- a CDS encoding alpha-amylase family glycosyl hydrolase — protein sequence MVANSPAQISADQYETTNPEIEIQQLTTDQKTDTDIDLEFLYTRDIEFRQETIYFIVVDRFHDGDLENSEGPNPDLYDSNKEDWGKYWGGDLQGVIDKLDYLKNMGVTAIWLTPLFEQVEALFVEQAAIHGYWTKDFKRINPRFIAKDENPSLNATQDTRNTTFDRLIEELHKRQMKLVLDIVCNHSNPDFSGKKGELYDDGVKIADFNDDKDHWYHHYGPVQDWEDDWQVQNCELSGLATFNENNTQYRNYIKAAIKQWLDRGVDALRVDTVKHMPIWFWQEFTGDIQMHRPDVFIFGEWIYSHPLDDRSVEFANHSGMSMLDFGLCVAIREALAKGAEAGFHLVKDIFDEDHRYFGATELVTFIDNHDMPRFQSLNPDPAMLRVAIALIMTSRGIPCIYYGTEQYLHDDTNGGDDPYNRPMMTQWDADTELYRMIRHLSGVRRLNPSLAMGSQWQKYLTPDVYCYNRRYRDSLCFVALNRGGTTLIPEVQTDLPDGEHTCVVTRNKYTVEDGKIYNLELEERGVVVLSHVGERVKGQTIVRVQLNGVQTQPGETVVVIGDCPELGNWDIAKAYPLEYVNTNTWFGEIPFNESAGKPVSYKYAMLREGRSPLRENIVARRWVVASEGTVKWRDVWASGRES from the coding sequence ATGGTAGCTAATTCACCTGCCCAAATTTCAGCGGATCAATACGAAACTACCAATCCAGAAATTGAAATTCAACAGCTTACAACTGATCAAAAAACTGATACTGATATTGACTTAGAGTTTCTCTATACACGCGATATCGAGTTTCGCCAGGAAACCATTTATTTCATCGTGGTCGATCGCTTCCACGATGGCGATCTAGAGAACAGCGAAGGACCGAACCCAGACCTGTACGACTCGAATAAGGAAGATTGGGGCAAATACTGGGGCGGTGATTTGCAGGGAGTAATCGACAAACTCGATTACCTGAAAAATATGGGAGTGACAGCAATCTGGTTAACTCCATTGTTTGAGCAGGTCGAGGCTTTGTTTGTAGAACAAGCTGCCATTCATGGTTATTGGACAAAAGACTTCAAACGCATCAATCCTCGCTTTATTGCAAAGGATGAAAACCCGTCTCTAAATGCCACTCAAGACACTCGAAATACCACCTTTGATCGACTTATTGAGGAATTGCACAAACGGCAAATGAAGCTGGTGCTCGACATCGTTTGTAACCACAGCAACCCCGACTTTAGCGGTAAAAAAGGCGAGCTATACGACGATGGGGTTAAAATTGCAGACTTCAACGACGACAAAGACCACTGGTATCACCATTACGGTCCTGTGCAGGATTGGGAGGATGACTGGCAGGTACAAAATTGCGAACTATCGGGACTCGCGACCTTTAATGAAAACAATACCCAGTATCGCAATTACATCAAAGCGGCGATCAAACAATGGCTCGATCGCGGTGTAGATGCATTGCGAGTTGATACCGTGAAGCACATGCCAATCTGGTTTTGGCAAGAATTCACTGGGGATATTCAAATGCATCGCCCTGATGTGTTTATCTTTGGTGAGTGGATCTACAGCCATCCCTTAGACGATCGCTCCGTTGAGTTTGCCAACCACTCTGGCATGTCCATGTTGGACTTTGGCTTGTGTGTTGCCATTCGAGAGGCACTGGCAAAAGGAGCCGAGGCTGGGTTTCACCTGGTAAAAGACATCTTTGATGAGGATCACCGCTATTTTGGTGCGACTGAACTGGTGACCTTTATCGACAACCATGATATGCCCCGGTTTCAGTCGTTGAACCCTGATCCCGCCATGCTGCGAGTGGCGATCGCCCTAATTATGACGAGTCGTGGCATTCCCTGCATCTACTACGGCACCGAGCAATATCTGCACGACGACACAAATGGAGGAGATGATCCCTACAATCGCCCCATGATGACTCAATGGGATGCCGACACCGAGTTGTATCGTATGATCCGCCACCTGTCTGGTGTGCGCCGACTCAACCCCTCTCTGGCGATGGGAAGCCAGTGGCAAAAGTATCTTACTCCGGATGTCTATTGCTATAACCGCCGTTATCGTGATTCCCTTTGCTTTGTCGCGCTCAACCGTGGCGGCACAACCCTCATTCCAGAAGTGCAGACCGACTTGCCGGACGGAGAGCACACCTGTGTTGTGACGCGCAACAAATACACCGTAGAGGATGGCAAAATTTACAACCTGGAACTCGAAGAACGAGGTGTGGTTGTGCTTAGCCATGTGGGAGAGCGGGTCAAGGGACAAACGATCGTCCGAGTGCAACTTAACGGCGTGCAGACCCAACCCGGTGAAACCGTTGTCGTCATAGGCGATTGCCCGGAATTGGGCAATTGGGATATTGCTAAGGCGTATCCACTGGAATATGTGAATACCAACACCTGGTTTGGAGAAATTCCCTTTAACGAGAGCGCAGGCAAGCCCGTGAGCTACAAATACGCCATGCTCAGGGAGGGGCGATCGCCCCTGCGCGAAAATATCGTTGCTCGTCGTTGGGTTGTCGCCAGCGAAGGTACCGTCAAATGGCGCGATGTATGGGCATCTGGACGAGAATCCTAG